From the Desulfomonilia bacterium genome, one window contains:
- a CDS encoding prepilin-type N-terminal cleavage/methylation domain-containing protein, with product MRKGFGLIEVLITIALVFFITCGTIRFLMASTKTGIDSNSRTYASVAAHTKLVSLKKVSLADPDITVGWHVDKGNPFVQCNMNYCRFWRVTLNKDGSRSINVHVIWNSEEIPGTVSSEEDLKACGRSGVEFKGTRDALMP from the coding sequence ATGAGGAAAGGATTCGGTCTGATTGAGGTATTGATAACAATTGCACTGGTATTTTTTATTACATGCGGAACTATAAGGTTTTTAATGGCTTCAACCAAAACGGGCATCGATTCCAATTCAAGAACTTATGCATCTGTTGCTGCACATACAAAGCTGGTTTCCTTGAAGAAGGTATCTCTTGCGGATCCGGATATCACAGTCGGATGGCATGTAGACAAAGGTAATCCTTTTGTTCAGTGCAACATGAATTACTGCAGATTCTGGAGGGTTACTTTAAACAAGGACGGCAGCAGGTCAATAAATGTGCATGTCATATGGAACTCTGAAGAAATACCCGGTACGGTCTCGTCGGAAGAGGATCTCAAAGCATGCGGCAGGTCCGGGGTTGAATTCAAGGGAACAAGAGACGCCCTGATGCCTTAG